One region of Peribacillus simplex genomic DNA includes:
- a CDS encoding glycosyltransferase has product MKSIRVLMVLDTMDVSGTETHVLSLVKELQSRGIYTAVVTGNGRMISRLRETGCKIHQMNFPETLTINSEAESLLLNSLVDLLRKEQISLVHGHQITSGNIAAKAAKLSNIPFIFTLHGTYFPESDIKSVLRITDAAVAVSEPVKKHIQPFFPKNISIIANGIDTTDFSPSPSLELREKMNIPPKAKVILYCSRITRHKARICMLLIKACRDLKLKDIPNLHVIIVGNGSQLKDIKNMAASIHSSCKEEFIHFTGEQQNVKDYYALADYVVGTGRVALEAMACERPVISCGNLGYFGEVNSNNFQQAWECYFGDHAAKQASSQAIIYRDLRNLHQSSIGVQTGRELRKLVLEHFDSKKNILPLIELYESTIQSFEQQQAIN; this is encoded by the coding sequence ATGAAATCAATAAGAGTTCTGATGGTGTTAGATACGATGGATGTAAGTGGAACGGAAACGCATGTTTTGAGTCTTGTGAAGGAATTACAGTCTAGAGGAATTTATACAGCAGTTGTTACAGGAAACGGGAGGATGATAAGTCGATTACGAGAAACGGGATGTAAAATTCATCAAATGAATTTTCCTGAAACATTAACAATCAATTCCGAGGCAGAATCTCTATTATTAAACAGTTTGGTAGATTTGTTACGAAAAGAACAGATTTCACTAGTGCATGGTCACCAGATTACATCGGGCAACATCGCTGCCAAGGCTGCGAAACTCTCAAACATTCCGTTCATATTCACTCTTCACGGGACATACTTCCCTGAATCCGATATAAAAAGTGTCTTACGGATTACAGATGCCGCAGTTGCGGTTAGTGAACCGGTAAAAAAACATATTCAGCCATTTTTCCCTAAGAATATTTCAATAATTGCAAATGGTATTGATACAACCGATTTTTCCCCTTCCCCTTCATTGGAATTAAGGGAAAAAATGAATATTCCTCCGAAAGCTAAAGTAATTCTATACTGCAGCAGGATAACTCGACATAAAGCAAGAATCTGCATGCTTTTAATCAAAGCCTGCAGGGATTTGAAATTAAAGGATATTCCCAACCTTCATGTGATCATCGTAGGCAACGGAAGCCAACTAAAGGATATTAAGAATATGGCAGCAAGTATCCATTCTTCGTGTAAGGAAGAGTTCATTCATTTCACCGGGGAACAACAAAATGTGAAGGACTATTATGCGCTTGCAGACTATGTTGTTGGTACTGGCAGGGTTGCTTTGGAAGCAATGGCATGCGAGAGACCCGTTATTTCGTGTGGAAATCTCGGATACTTTGGGGAAGTGAATAGTAATAACTTTCAACAAGCGTGGGAATGCTACTTTGGGGATCATGCTGCAAAACAGGCCAGCAGCCAGGCCATTATTTATCGGGACTTACGAAACCTCCATCAATCAAGTATTGGGGTTCAAACAGGCAGAGAGTTAAGAAAATTGGTATTGGAACATTTCGATAGTAAAAAAAATATATTACCGCTTATTGAATTATATGAAAGCACAATTCAATCATTTGAACAGCAGCAGGCCATCAATTAA
- a CDS encoding sulfite exporter TauE/SafE family protein, whose protein sequence is MKKLIVLAFIGFLAQLIDGSLGMGYGVSSTSLLLTFGIAPAVASASVHLSEVVTTAVSGASHIKFGNVDKNMVYRLIIPGSVGAFVGACFLSNLPAELAKPYIAIFLFGLGVYVLFRFLFIFKPSKENETVNPLTAKQSIPLGLFAGFCDATGGGGWGPIATPVLLSKKGMTARKAVGTVDTSEFAIAFFGSLGFILSLGWEAVNWLWVAALIIGGVVAAPIAAWLVRMLPAQLMGVLVGGFIILINVRTLLAAWIPIEAHIYIYTGIVIIWLSGILFTINKMSTARKVDHIEQQQQNVS, encoded by the coding sequence ATGAAAAAGTTAATTGTTTTAGCCTTTATCGGGTTTTTAGCCCAATTAATAGATGGTTCACTTGGAATGGGGTATGGGGTGAGTTCCACTTCCTTATTGTTGACATTCGGGATTGCCCCTGCAGTAGCATCGGCATCCGTTCATTTATCGGAAGTAGTGACCACAGCAGTGTCCGGAGCTTCACATATAAAGTTTGGGAACGTGGATAAAAATATGGTCTATCGCTTGATCATTCCAGGTTCGGTGGGCGCATTTGTTGGTGCATGTTTCCTGAGCAACCTTCCTGCCGAATTAGCTAAACCGTATATTGCCATATTTTTATTTGGCCTTGGTGTGTACGTTTTATTCCGCTTTTTATTTATTTTTAAACCGTCAAAGGAAAACGAAACGGTAAACCCATTAACCGCAAAACAATCCATTCCGTTGGGTCTTTTTGCCGGCTTTTGTGATGCAACTGGCGGAGGTGGATGGGGCCCGATTGCAACGCCTGTTTTATTGTCAAAAAAAGGGATGACTGCGAGAAAAGCCGTAGGAACTGTAGATACGAGTGAATTTGCCATCGCTTTCTTCGGAAGTCTTGGTTTTATCCTTTCTCTTGGATGGGAAGCGGTCAATTGGCTTTGGGTGGCCGCGTTGATTATTGGCGGAGTGGTTGCGGCACCAATTGCAGCCTGGCTCGTCAGAATGCTACCTGCTCAATTAATGGGTGTTTTAGTAGGTGGTTTCATTATCTTAATCAATGTACGAACCCTATTAGCCGCATGGATTCCGATTGAAGCCCATATATATATCTATACAGGCATCGTGATTATATGGCTTTCAGGAATTCTTTTTACCATCAATAAGATGTCCACAGCAAGAAAAGTTGATCATATCGAACAACAACAGCAGAATGTTTCCTAA
- a CDS encoding NAD(P)-binding protein has translation MYPITLNIANKKCVIIGGGKIGYFKAGPLLEAGAEVTVVSPEICEGFQLLEKEGKVRVLLKEVEETDYKDAFLIIVATNSTLVNERVYENTSQSQLVNVISNHELGNFHIPATLNRGMLSISVSTNGASPTLAKKIRNDLGEVYDESFEEYLEYLFEARMIIKKSSFSKEAKSKLLKESIEDVYKYSLKERYRFLARLLPVEAE, from the coding sequence ATGTATCCAATTACGCTTAATATCGCGAACAAGAAGTGTGTCATTATCGGCGGTGGAAAAATAGGTTACTTTAAAGCCGGCCCCTTGTTGGAAGCTGGTGCTGAAGTGACCGTCGTAAGCCCTGAGATATGCGAGGGATTTCAACTATTGGAAAAAGAAGGCAAGGTTCGAGTTTTACTAAAAGAAGTGGAAGAAACCGACTATAAAGATGCCTTTTTAATCATAGTTGCAACAAACTCTACATTAGTTAATGAACGAGTTTATGAGAATACATCCCAAAGTCAGTTAGTAAACGTAATTAGTAATCATGAGCTGGGTAATTTTCATATTCCGGCTACATTGAATAGAGGCATGCTTTCCATAAGTGTTTCTACCAATGGAGCAAGTCCTACACTGGCAAAAAAAATCCGGAATGACTTAGGGGAAGTATATGATGAGTCATTTGAAGAGTATCTTGAATACCTTTTTGAAGCAAGGATGATTATTAAGAAGAGTTCATTTTCAAAAGAGGCAAAATCTAAGTTGTTGAAAGAGTCAATAGAGGATGTTTATAAATATTCCCTAAAAGAAAGATATCGTTTTTTAGCTAGGCTTTTGCCAGTAGAAGCTGAATAA
- a CDS encoding sirohydrochlorin chelatase, translating to MEAILYICHGSRVKEASAQAIDFIKVCMAAQPNSIQEYCFLELETPTIEDAYERCVQKGATKIIAIPVLLLTAVHAKYDIPVILNKMKKRFPAVDLRYGRPIGVSDKMVDILVERLEETKERVTEDSLVLLVGRGSSDPDVKRDLGRIADLLRNRFPKSRVQECYLTAATPSFEEALDFAEESRPNQVFIIPYLLFTGILMKSIENRLRKIQKKGRQKIILCRYLGYHPKIEHAISERIHEVSGEGAYVSNYA from the coding sequence ATGGAAGCCATTTTATACATTTGCCATGGAAGCCGCGTTAAAGAAGCTTCAGCCCAAGCCATTGACTTTATTAAAGTTTGTATGGCAGCACAGCCAAATTCCATTCAGGAGTATTGCTTCTTAGAATTGGAAACTCCAACGATAGAAGACGCCTACGAACGGTGTGTACAAAAAGGAGCGACGAAAATCATCGCTATTCCCGTTCTATTGCTGACTGCTGTACATGCAAAATATGATATACCAGTCATATTGAACAAAATGAAAAAACGGTTCCCTGCAGTTGACTTGAGATACGGAAGACCGATTGGTGTCAGTGATAAAATGGTTGACATTTTAGTGGAACGGTTGGAAGAAACAAAAGAGCGGGTTACTGAGGATTCTTTGGTTTTATTGGTCGGAAGGGGCAGCAGTGATCCCGATGTGAAAAGGGATTTAGGCCGAATAGCGGATTTGCTTAGGAACAGGTTTCCAAAAAGCCGGGTCCAGGAATGTTATTTGACAGCTGCCACACCAAGCTTTGAAGAAGCATTGGATTTTGCTGAGGAATCCCGACCAAACCAAGTTTTTATCATTCCTTACCTATTGTTTACTGGTATCTTAATGAAGTCAATCGAAAATAGGCTGAGAAAGATCCAAAAAAAGGGAAGGCAAAAAATCATACTTTGCCGTTACTTAGGTTATCATCCAAAGATTGAACATGCAATATCGGAACGAATTCATGAAGTGAGTGGAGAGGGAGCTTATGTATCCAATTACGCTTAA
- the cobA gene encoding uroporphyrinogen-III C-methyltransferase has product MGKVYLVGAGPGDPDLITLKGLKCIQEADVILYDRLVNKDLLNYAKADVELINCGKLPDYHLLQQDTINRFLIKYAKKGKVVTRLKGGDPFVFGRGGEEAEALATSGVSFEIVPGITAGIAATAYAGIPVTHRDHASSFAIVTGHRKKDEEDNIKWEALAKGIDTLAIYMGVKNLPYIQGKLMEHGKSPETPVALIHWGTLKTQRTAVSTLANVVDTAKNEQISNPCMIVVGDVVNLREKIKWFEAKQAEKLLANEAF; this is encoded by the coding sequence ATGGGGAAAGTATATCTAGTAGGAGCCGGTCCCGGAGATCCAGATTTAATTACATTAAAAGGATTAAAATGTATTCAAGAAGCTGATGTCATTTTATATGATCGACTTGTCAATAAAGATCTATTAAATTATGCAAAAGCCGATGTAGAGTTGATTAATTGCGGTAAACTTCCGGATTACCATTTATTGCAGCAAGATACTATCAATCGTTTCCTGATCAAATATGCAAAAAAGGGAAAAGTCGTCACCCGATTGAAAGGTGGCGATCCATTCGTCTTCGGTAGAGGCGGAGAGGAAGCGGAAGCCCTTGCCACAAGTGGAGTGAGCTTTGAAATTGTACCAGGAATTACAGCTGGAATTGCCGCTACAGCCTATGCAGGAATTCCAGTTACACATAGGGACCACGCTTCATCTTTCGCGATCGTCACCGGTCATCGGAAAAAGGATGAAGAGGATAATATCAAGTGGGAAGCCCTTGCAAAAGGAATCGATACATTAGCCATTTACATGGGTGTTAAAAACCTGCCATATATTCAAGGAAAACTTATGGAGCATGGAAAAAGTCCAGAGACTCCGGTAGCTCTCATCCATTGGGGGACTTTAAAAACACAAAGGACAGCTGTCAGTACCTTGGCTAATGTAGTGGATACGGCCAAAAACGAACAGATTTCGAACCCTTGCATGATAGTCGTGGGCGATGTCGTTAATTTGCGTGAAAAAATTAAATGGTTTGAAGCAAAACAAGCCGAAAAATTGTTGGCAAATGAGGCATTTTAA
- a CDS encoding DUF3906 family protein: MNLYRFEVTIKEEPIHVIIVADSDEKAFELVDIELEKHYLKMPEVDDISLYEKKKIKNGAGFILSEFETIL, from the coding sequence ATGAATCTATACAGATTTGAAGTCACTATCAAGGAAGAGCCAATCCATGTCATCATTGTTGCCGATTCAGATGAAAAGGCGTTTGAACTTGTTGATATCGAGCTGGAAAAGCATTATTTGAAAATGCCTGAGGTGGACGACATCTCATTATACGAAAAAAAGAAAATTAAAAATGGAGCTGGTTTCATTTTATCGGAATTCGAAACGATTCTCTAA